The following nucleotide sequence is from Halobacillus mangrovi.
CTGTGCGTTAATTTCTACATCAACATTGCCTCGAGTAGCTTTAGAGTAAGGACAAACTTTATGAGCTTCTTGTGCTAGCTCTTCGGCCTCTTCCTGAGAAACACCTTTAACCTTCACGTTAAGCACTACACCTATTTTAAATCCATTGTCAGCTTCATCTTTCAACAGGCTGACATCTGCTGTAATTTCAGAGTCGATATCCTTCTTTTGCTTACTTGCTACAAGGTTAAGAGCTCCATCATAACAAGCGGAATAAGTAGCTGCGAAAAGTTGTTCAGGGTTTGAGCCCTTTTCATCACTTTCGCCAGGCATAACCAGATTAAGGTCGATCAAACCATCTTCTGATTTAACATGACCATTTCGGCCTCCTTGCGCGGTTGCGGAAGATGTAAACATTACTTTACTCACGATCATCACTCCTTGAAATGGATTAAAAGTCTACACAACATTCTCATACCTCTTCTTGAACTCTATTAAACCTGTCTAGTCTTCCTCGATTCGGTACTCTTCTTTTAAAGATTCAGGAGCCATTTTTACCATCAGCTGCATAATATAGGTAAAGACCGCTACATCATCCACAATCCCTAAGAGGAGTAAGAAATCCGGAATGATATCCCAAGGAAAGAGAATGTAGGAAACAATAAAAAAGATGGATAGCCCTTTCTTTCGATTACTCACTTCTTTAGATTGAAAAAAGCGGATAAGGAAAGGGATCGATTTTCTAATGTTAAAAACAAACTTTACTCTTCTCCATATCCGAAACATTGATTTCACCTCTTTAAATATTGCCATTCAATATACATCTTCCCTGCTGTTCTTGGCCTTAGTCACAATTGCTTAATTAAAACGTATGCTTTAACATAAAAAGAAAAGCGGAAGCGCCAGGGACAAATCCCGTGTTTTAGGCTTCTTGCTCGAACAAATACTAATTCTTGATTACATAAAGATAAAGCAAGAGAAATAAAGGGGAGACACGGAACATGAAGATTCTACTGTTGAATGGAACAATTGTCGGCAAAAAAACGAGAACCTTGCTTGATGAAATCGATAAATATATTGCAGACCTTCCAGATAAACATGAAACAAAAATCATTGATTTGGAAGATTACGAACTCCAATTCGTCGATGGCCGCCCTCCAGAAGATTATAATGAAGATATGCAGCAACTGATCAAAGAAGTGGAAGAGGCAAACGCATATGTCATTGCGACCCCTATTTTCCAGGGTTCCATACCTGGAACGCTGAAAAATGTATTTGACGCAGTGTCTCCGCTGGCTATGCGCTACAAGCCTGTCTCAATTGTAGCGAACGGAGGGACACTTCAACACCATTTAGTGATTGAAAATCAATTGAAGCCGATCTTGAATTACTTCCGTTGCATGGTCACCCCAAATTATGTGTACACACATACCAATCATTTCTCTACTCAGGGCGAGCTGATTGATGAAGACGTTCGTAACCGCTTGAAAGAAATGACAAGAGTGTTTAATCAATACATGCAAATGAGCCAGGAAATCGAACCTGATAAATAAAAAGCTTGCCAGATGCTGGCAAGCTTTTTTCATACATGTTCAAGCACTTTTGATACATAATTCTGTGTTTCTTGAAAAGGAGGGACTCCTCCATACTTGTCTACGTTACCTGGACCAGCGTTATAAGCAGCCAAAGCAAGTTTAGAGTCCCCGTCATAACGGTCTAGCATTTGTTTCAAATACTTGGTTCCGCCCATAATGTTCTGCTCAGGGTCGAATGGATTTTGAACTCCAAGCCCGCGTGCGGTATCAGGCATAAGCTGCATTAATCCCTGCGCACCAGCATGACTGGTTGCACTGGTGTCAAAATTTGATTCAGCTTTTACAACAGAACGGATAAGGTTCTCACTGACTCCATACTTCTTTGCAGCTTCTCCAATGATCTCATCAATACCTTTATCATCTTTAGATGTCTTGGGTTCTGTATCAGCAAGACTTGGTTTTATATGTAAAGGCTGAGTTTGAAATGCATTCATACTCGTTAAACCTTTTTGAGACGGGATCATTGATGACTGTGATTGTTGAGCTTTATATGCATCCAGCACACTTTGAAAGGTTAAGTCTCTCAAACGACTTGAGTATGATTCGCCTGAGTTTCCTTGCAGCATGGACATCGCCTGCATCTGGACCATATATTGCCATTGGTTAATTTCCATCGAGCCACCTCACTGCTTATTTGTACTCCAATTTTATCCTATTTGAGTTAGAAAAACCACGAAATTAGGAAATGTCTATCCACCTTTACCAAATGAAGTAAAAAGTTGCGAAAAAAGAATAGAAAAACTAACATTCATTTACGATTTTGAGACATCTTTTTCCCAAAGCCACGACGGTCATAAAGTGATACAATATAGATATCAAAAGAGATTACTATCCATTTCACACCCATAAACTAACCGAGGGTTTACGGGGAATTAAAATGGATTCAGGAAATTCTGGTCTAAATTGTGACGCTTTGGTACTCTCTTTTGTCTCTTACGTCGAATCACCCTAATCTATTTTTCCCCGCCAGGAAAAATAGACCTGTAGATTTCATGGCAGGTCTCCCTCAATCGAAGGCACGCTGCCATACCTCTTTTTGTTTATCAAAAAGAGGTTTTTTTTATTCGACTTTTGAATCTATAAATCTAGCTTGTCCACCCTGCTCCTCCTAATCCCAACAATTTTTTTCGTTAACAGGAAATATTGGGGATTAAACGAGCATATATTGTTCGTAAAGGAGGGATGAAAAGATGAATATCAATTTTGATAAGAACGTGTTCTTGTATTTAGCAGCAGTGGTGGCAGGTTTCTTTTTAATTAATTTATCCGCTGAGTCTGCCGTTACAGGATTCTTTGAAGACTTATTCTTTTACGTCGGAGCAATTGCCATGGCCTTATTCTCATTCGTAATCATATTCTTTTCTCTATTCAGCTTCTTCAAGAATTAACAAAAAAGCTGTCTCTCCCGGTTTAAGAACCGGTTGTGAGACAGCTTTTTTAATTAACAATGACATCAATATGCGAAGGTTTCACCTCTATCGAAACAGGCAGAGGATCTCCTTCTTCTCCATCAACATTCGTTACAAGTTCATTCTCAGAATGGATATCCAGATGGCGAGCAGTAAAATACTCGACGTCTTCTTGATTCTTTAGCTCGCCTTTAAGAATAGCTGTGACAATTGAAGCTAAACGAATCACACTGACGTTTTTAATGATATAACAGTGCAACAGACCATCATTTACTTTGGCTTCAGGAGACAAGTTCTCAAAGCCGCCAGTAGAGTTCGTGAGAGCGGCTAAGAATAAAAAGCATTCTCCTTCCCACCTTTTCTCTTCATTCTCAATTCTTAATGGATAACTTTCTTTAGAGGATAACGTTTTGAAGCCTTCCATTACATAAGCGAGTGGACCGAATTTAGATTTTTGTTCTGCAGTTACCTCATAAGTGGCTTCAGCTATTGAGCCTATAGCGACAATATTCACAAAGTATCGGTCATTGAATTTACCGATATCCACTTTTTTCGATCGGTCCGAGCGAAGAGATTGCACTGCTTTTTTTGGATCCAAAGGAAGCTGAAGTGCTCTGGCAAAATCATTTACTGTCCCAAGCGGAACAATGCCAAGAAGTGGGCGATGAGCCTGATCAACCATTCCATTGATGGTTTCATGTAGTGTACCATCCCCTCCTAGAGATACAACCAGGTCGAATTCATTCTTGCAGGCATCCTCGCAATATCTTGTTGCATCCAGTTCTTTTTCTGTTTGTGATATGACTACATCATAACCTTTTTCATCTAAAATGGATTTAATTTCTTCCACATAATCTAAAGCCTCTTCTTTACCAGAGGCAGGGTTTACTATGACCATTGCTTTTTTCAAACGTCATTCCTCCTCCACACACATTGTTATACGTATTCCTTATTCATGAGGGGAAGAAACTATGAAAGGATTATTTTTTTGTAAATTTATAGAGCGTGCTTACAGATGTGAACCCGACTGATTCAATAAAAGCTGCCGCTGTACGAGGATGACCGGATGTAAAAAGCATCTGGATGTTCGTTACTCCTTGTGCTTCCATCCATTGGATCAGCTCACAGCAAAGTCTCGTACCGACCCCTTCTCGCCTATAAAATTCGTCAACAAACAATTCTTCCACATTCCCGTAACTCTCTTCATCTGTTGATCCATGAATGGTTCCTACTATATAACCCACAACTTTCCCTTCAACTTCAGCTACCAGTAATTTCTCATCATTCTTTTCTGCTACGAACCGATCAGCAGCCCAATATTTTCGTTCAAGCAGGCGCTCATCCAGGGTTAAATCTGATGGTTTATCTTTGTAGACATGATGAAAAAATTCAATGGCATAACGAGTGAAATACATTAAGTCTTTTTCTTCAGGCTCTCGTATTTTTGCCACAAAACCACTTCCTCTTTCAATTCTTACTGTTTCCACACCACATGATATTCTGGCGTATCCTTAATCACATCACGTGCGAAAGGGCATACAGGGTCGATTTGCAATTTATTTTTCCTTGCATAGTTTACGGCATAATCCACAAGTTCAGTTGCAAGACCTTGGTTCCTTGCTGAAGGTTCGACGACAGTACTCGTTATAACCATCGTATCTCCTTCTTCCTCAAAATCTAAAAAGGCAATGGGTTCTGATTGATCTCCTATATAGAAACGTTCACGTTCTTCCTGAATCGTATGATCCATACTATCTCCCCTTTCCTATACTAACCATACCCTCCTTTACCATTACGTATGCAAACTTAAGTGCGAAGGCGACTGATTAGCGATGTATTGCAGGTTACCGAGGGCAATATCGATTCACAAATAAAAAAACATCCACCAGAACATCTGATGGATGTTAAATTCATATCCAGTAATAGCTTAGAGAGGCAAGGACGATCATGGTACTCATAATTTTCAGCCATAGCGGTATTTTTTCTTTTTCCGCTTTATTGATCTCCTCTTCTTTCTGACTCACTTGTTTTTGATAGTTCGGACTGCAGCACCCCATTACGCTGTAGGCTTCAGCTCTTCTTCAAGAGGAATGTTCTGATTCAAGCTGCGACGAGCAGCAATGAAGAAGACTGTAACGATAGCCACCGTAATGATAGCGGCAATGATATAGGACACATTCAGAGGCAGACCGAACCCAATAGGCGCATTTAGGATATAGGAGAACGTCGCCATGGTCATAAATGTTGCTGGAATGGCTGCAATAAAGTAGTTTTTTCTAGACAAGAACAAGTACATCGCTCCGACCCATAGGGCTATGACAGCGGTTGACTGGTTAGCCCAGGAGAAATATCTCCAGAGTAATGTGAAGTCGATGCGTGTGAGCACAAAGGAAATTGCAAACAACGGAACGGCAATCCAAATTCGGCTCGCTATTTTTTTCTGTGAAATCTTCAAATAATCAGCGATAATCATACGAGCACTACGGAAAGCTGTATCACCGGAAGTGATTGGGAGAACAATGACACCGAGTACAGCCAGTGTACCTCCAACAGCTCCAAGCATAGCGGTTGAAACTTCACTTACAACAGCAGCAGGTCCACCACTCGCTAGGATTTCATTCAATCCTGCAGATCCGTTGAACAAGCTCATAGCAGCAGCTGCCCAAATCATAGCGATGATCCCTTCTGCAATCATCATACCGTAGAAAATGCGGCGGCCTTGTTTTTCTTGTTGCGTCGTTCTAGAGATAATTGGTGTCTGAGTAGCATGGAATCCGGAAAGTGCCCCACAAGAAATCGTCAAAAATAACAGCGGGAAAATCGGTGCATTATCCGGATGCATGTTTGTAAAGGAAAGTTCCGGGATGGGTGCTCCTGTAAATACGAGAGAAGCTCCAACACCAATGGCACTGATTAATAGTAGTGCCCCAAAGATCGGATAGAAACGACCGATAATTTTATCAATCGGAAGCATTGTAGCCAGTAAATAATAAGCAAAAATAGCTGCTAAGATAACCGGCAGACTCAGCCAGCTGCTTGTCATGTTGTGAAGCAGATCAGCTGGTGCTGTGACGAACACCGTTCCTACTAACACAAGCAGCAAAATCGCAAAAGCATTAACAACGTGCTTCATCACTTTTCCTAGAAACTTACCGGCAAGCTCAGGCAAGTGAGCTCCTCGGTTACGTATAGAAATCATACCCGTCAAGTAATCGTGGACAGCACCTGCAAAAATAGCTCCAAGTACAATCCACAAAAAGGCAACTGGTCCATAAAGCGCTCCTAGAATCGGACCGAAAATCGGACCTACCCCGGCGATATTCAATAATTGGATCAAAGCATTCCGCTTTTGGCCCATCGGCAAGTAGTCCACCCCATCACCATGCGTGTAAGCTGGCGTCTGGCGATCTGTATTAACTCCGAACGTTTTTTCAACATATTTACCGTACGTAAAATAACCAACAACTAAAAGTGCAATACTCACAAGAAACGTAATCACAACAGCTTCCTCCTTCGACTATTTGTAATCGCTTACACAAATCTTAGCAAGATAACGCTTACATGTGACGAAATTGTGTCTAAGATGTCGAATTGTCTGTCTAACATGCCAAAAAACCGCCCTCAAAAAAGGACGGTTTTTACAATTCAAGCTGTTTCCTTAAATCTTTCACGTAATTACGGCTCACGGACAGCTTTTCTTTTTTTCCTCTAAGTTCCAGCTGATAAGCCCCGTTGAACCAAGGAGTCAGTCTGTCCACATAATCCAGGTTCACAAGATAACTTTTATGGATACGAAAAAATGGGAATCCTTTCAGACGCTGTTCCACTTCTTTAAGTGTCCATTTGGTTTCATAGTCTTTTTCTTTTTCCACAATTTTAGTTACTCGGTCTTCCCGGTACACAAACATGATATCCGCTGGGTCAAGATAATGGATATCTTCATCCCCTTCAACGGCCAGCTTAGAAGGTTTTGTTTTCGAATAAAATTCCGGTTCTTGTGGCTTCAGCTTCTTTTTTAATCTAGTAATTGCATCACCCAGTTGTTCTTCATCATAAGGCTTCAATAAGTAATCGACAGCCTCATGACGAAACGCTTCGACAGCAAAATCCGGGTAAGCGGTGGCAAAGATGATCGCAGGGACTTTCTTCAACTCTTGTAAGGACGCAGCCACCTCCATGCCGTTCATTTTCGGCATTTCTACATCTAGGAATATAACATCAGGCTGGAGCTGGATGCTTTTCATGACAGCCTCATCTCCAGAGTCTGCCTCTCCAATAATTTGAATAGACTCATACGGTTTTAGCAGATAAATCAGCTCTTCCCTGCTGAAGCGTTCGTCATCCACGACCAGTGCCTTTATCGCATTCTTCATGCGGGTACCTCCTCTCTGTTATGAGGAATGAGAAAGGAAATCGTCGTCCCGTAACCGAGCTCACTCTCAATTTGGAGTTTGGATTTTTCTCCATGCATATGCTCTAACCTTTTATTCACATTAAAAAGACCAAGACCTGTCCCTTTTTCTGACTCAACTTCATTCTCTCCAATAGATTGAAGACGCTCCGGTGTCATACCGCTTCCGTTATCTTTAACGGTAATCTTTACTCCTTCGTCGAGGTCTTGGATTCGAATTGAAATTCTACAGTCCTCTTCCTGATCCTTAATGCCATGCTTAATGCAATTTTCGACAAGCGGCTGAAGAGTCAGAGGAGCAATTTTTACAGATAGAGCCGAATCATCCACCTCATAGTTGACTTGCAGCTTGTCTACAAACCGTGCTTCTTCTATAAGGAGATAAGCTTTAACATGCTTTAGTTCTTCTTGAAGTGAAGTCCATCTCTTCGTTGTCGCTCCTAAGTTCTGCCGGAAAAACTTCGACAATGCGATAAGGAGAGAACGGGCTCGATCCGGTTTAGTACGGGTTAAGGAAACGATAACGTTCAGTGAATTGAACAGAAAGTGTGGATTCACTTGAGCCTGGAGGGCTTTTACTTCTGCTTCTCTTGCAAGCTCCTGCGCCTTTTCTGCTTCGGCAATTTCAAGCTGTTGGCCAAGAAGCGCACTCAGGCCTTGAATCAATTCAAGCAATACATTTGAAATTTCTTTTTCTGACTGTACGTAAAATTTAAGAGTACCGACAACTTCCTGTTTCCGTTTCAACGGAGCGATGACAGCAGCCCCAAGAGGGCAGTCAGGATGGCTGCAATTGATATCTGCATGCTTTGCAACGATCATTTCCCCTTGGTCGATGACTTCTTTCGTTGCGTAGGTTTGAATATCCTCCCCGGACTGATGGTGGTCATCTGCCTGCCCTACATGAGCGAGAATGATTTCCTTATCCGTCATTGAAATGGCGCTCACATTCACCTCATCGTAAATGATTTGGCACGCTTTTTGAGCAGAATCTTTCGTCAGTCCTTTTCTTAAATACGCAATGGTCGATTCCGCTAGCTTCAAAGCCTTTTGAGCCTGAAGCGCACCTGCTTTTTCTTCCTCATTCAATACGTTTCTAATAATGAGTAAAAAAAGCGCAGAACCTACTCCGTTAGCGAGAATCATCGGCAGTCCGATTTCCTGGACAAGCTCCCAGGCTCTACTAAAAGGCTTAGATACAGCTAATATGATTCCCATCTGCACCGTTTCAGCTAATCCACCGATCAGCAAAGCAGTCTTCAACTTCAACGGTTGATCTTTTTTATGAAAAAAGCCTGCAATGGCCCCTGCAATAACAGCTGATATACCACAAGCAAACCCTGTGAATCCTCCTAGCGAAAAGCGGTGTAAACCCGCTATTAGTCCCGCTCCTATCCCGATTCGGTATCCTCCGAACAGGCCGGCTGCGACGATTCCGATGACTCTGGAGTTCGCAATCGCTTCTGATTCACCCAGGTCTAATGCCCAGCTCCCGAATTCTAAAGAGCTTGTATCATAAGTGATTCCTGTGTAAGTACCAATAATACCGAATAAACCAAAGAAACCGATCGCCATAAGCTGCTGTTCTCGATGCAAAGTCTTGCGGTCGATCAGCTCACGGAAAAAGCGGAACCTTGTAATGATAAAAGCGACAGTTACAATGATGCCAAGTCGCTCCAGCATCGGGAGAAATAATTCGAACATCTTTCTCGTCCTTTCCCCGTTCTATTTGTTACTATTGTAGCATGCTTGAAAACGTTTCATACAAATGGAATAATCTAACGTAAATAATAGGAACGAGGTGCTCACTATGAAAATAGCGATTGTACAAATGGATATCGCATTTGGCGACCCTGAAACAAATCGATCCAACGCAAAAAAGTATATTGAGAAAGCTGTTAAAAAGGACAGTGAGCTAGTGTTGCTTCCTGAATTATGGACCACTGGCTATGACCTCAGCCGTTTTGAAGAAATAGCTGAGACTTTGGATGGTCCAACACACCAGATGATTCGCGAGCTTGCTCGTGAACATAACGTTACCATTGCTGGATCTATCGCTGAAAGAGATGGCGGCCATTTTTATAACACGTTTGTTGCCTATGATTCCACCGGTGAACGAACTTTGAACTACCGTAAAGTCCACCTCTTCCGTTTGATGAATGAAGAGAAATTCCTCCATTCAGGTAATGCAAAAGGGAATTTTAATCTTGGAGGTGTTAAAGCCGCTGGCGTCATTTGTTATGACATTCGCTTCCCTGAATGGATGCGTACACACATGCTTGACGGCTCCAAAGCTCTGTTTGTCGTTGCGGAATGGCCAAAGCCACGGGTAGACCACTGGAGAACCCTGTTGATCAGCCGTGCCATTGAAAATCAATGCTTTGTCATCGCTTGTAACCGAATCGGATCAGATGCTGATAATACGTTCGGAGGTCACTCCATAATTATCGATCCATGGGGTACTATCATTGCCGAAGCCGGCGGAGATGAGGAAATCCTCTATGGAGAAGTTGATTTTGATGAGGTAGAAGCAATAAGAAAACAAATTCCGATTTTTCAAGATCGTCGCCCTGGTCTATATGAATAAGCAAAAACCCTTCAGCCACTAATCTGAAGGGTTTTTTTCATAAGCTTTTTCCTGGTAAAAGTAATTCGGTGTATCCACCCTGTCTTCATAGGTTGAATGGAAAATATGAGTGCTGGCAGGGGAAATAGGCGGAATCAGCCAAGTCCAGTCCCCCGTAGCTTCGCGTCCACATTTACGCTCTTTGTTTTCAAACAACTGAAATTGCTGAGCTGCTGAGTGATGATCAACAATATTCACTTTATCTGTTTTATACGAATAGATAACAGCCTGGTTTAACTCAATCAACGCTCGATCTTTCCAAAGTGTCGAGTTCCGTTTTGTGTTCAGCCCCATGGCTTCAGCCACCACAGGCAAAAGGTTGTAGCGGAATTCATCAGCGAGATTTCTAGCGCCGATTTCTGTTTCCATATACCACCCGTTGAACGGAGCTGCGGTATAATGAATCCCGCCGATCTCTAGCTCCATATCTGAAATGATCGGAACCGCGTACCATTTTAATCCAAGGTCTTCAAACCAGTCATACTCCGGGTGTCTTAAAGGAACTTCGAGAATTTTTTCTTCCGGAATATCAAACCATTGCGGTTCTTTTCCATCAATTTGAATGACAAGTGGTAAAATATCAAATGAACCTTCTGTGCCTTTCCAGCCGAGGTCCTGACATTTTTTTGTGAATGCCAGTGAGGCTGGGTCGCCAATCACTCCTTGATCCGTTTCATACCCTGCGTATCTCAGCAGCTGATGATTCCATAACCGGATCTCCTTACCACTAAGCTTCGGCCTGAAGATGGAAATCGTTGAACGGATACGGCCGTTATTCGTTGCATAATCGATATGATCCACTAATGCGTCACGTATTTCTTGTTCACTCTCAAGCTCTCTATGATCAAACACTTTTAGACTGTTCCAGAACAACCGCCCTATACACCTATTGCTATTTCTCCAGGCAATTTTTGCTCCATATTCCAACTCTTCAAACGTGTGGTCATACGTTCCTCTATCTTGAATCGACTGATGTATTTCAGCCAATCGATGTTCAACATCTGTTTTTCCCAGTTCTTCGTAACACTGACGGATAAACTGTTCAGCTTCTTGGTATAGTTCTTTACTCAAAGCGATAAAGCCTCCTGTATCTTACTACCTCCCTTCATCCTATCATAGATCGGGTTCCCTTTACTTCGATTTAGTCTGCTCTTCGTGCAGCCTGCTGGATAGGATCCCAAACACTGTTGTAGGGAGGAGCATAACCAAGGTCTAAGTCTGCCAATTCATCTACCGTCATGTCATGGTAAAGCGCTGTTGCTAGAACATCGAGTCGCTTATCTGTGCCTAGTCTGCCAATAATCTGCCCTCCGAGAAGCTTTCTGGAATCTTGGTGGTATAAAAGTTTTAACGTCATTGGATCTTTTTTTGAATAGTAACCGGCCGCATGGGTCGATTCTATCGTCACCTTCTTAAAATGGATACGTTCCTGCTTCGCTTCTTTTTCGGATATTCCTGTCCGCGCGAGTGTTAAATCGAAGAACTTCAAAATCGATGTACCGACAATGCCCTGGAATACTTTCCGCTTGCCGATAATATTCAAACCTGCCACTCTTCCCTGTTTATTTGCATGCGTGCCTAATGGAACAAAATCAGCTCTTTGTTTAATTCGATGAAACTGGGTCGCACAGTCGCCAGCCGCGTAAATATGCAAAATACTCGTTTCCATAAAGGCATTTACTTCAATGGCATCTTTCATCCCTTTAGAAATTCCTGTTCCTTCGAGAAAAGCGGTGTTTGGGGAGACCCCTGCAGCAACTAAAACAAAATCAGTATTGTACGCCCCTTTATCCGTGACGACTTTTTCTACTCGGACGTCTCCTTGAAATTCTTCGACTGATTCTCCTAACTTAAGCTCAACACTCTGTTTTTCTGCTTCTTCATGGATAAGCTTGCCCATATCCTCATCAAAAATTTTCGCAAGCTGGTTACCTCGGTCGATAATCCTTACATTCTTCCCCATTTGAATCAGACTCTCCGCCATTTCAAGCCCAATATATCCTCCCCCAATGATGGTGACATTTTGTACATCGTGGGAGAGATCATCCATAATCTCTTTTACATCAGGAATCGTTTTTAAAGAGAAGATTCCTTCTAAGTCACGGCCGTCCCATGGCGGTAAGGTGGGATCAGCTCCAGTTGCGATCAGCAGCCGGTCATATTTTTGCTCAAATTCTTCTCCAGAACGATGGTTGATTCCGTATACGATTTTATGATCACAATCGACTTTCGTCACTTCGTGTAACGTGCGTACGTCGATTCCATATTTATCTCGAAAAGTTTCTGGTTTCCTGGCAATGAGGTCTTCTGCCTTCTCAACATCCCCACTTACCACATATGGAAGACCACACTGGCCGTAGGAAGTCACTTCCCCACGCTCGATGGCGATGATTTCGTGCCCTTCACTGTTTCTTACCATTTGCATTGCTGCACTCATTCCTGCAGCGTCGCCCCCAATAATAACAATTTTCATCCAAAACACTCCTTCCAAATAGCCTCTACTCTCTTTTACCCTGAAAAGGATCTCTTGAAATCTCTAGATTCATTCAGAGTTAATAAGGAGGTTTGTTCCCGATCTTTTAGTCATTGTCTCCTTACGAGTCTATATTGTTCCTTATCTCAGAGAGATTGTTCCCGTACGCCTCACCATTGTCCTTATCTACCATTCATTGTTCCCTAACGCTGATAGAAAATGTTACACTAGCGATAATATCTTTTTGTGAGACTTTTCTAAAAATAGTAAAGGTGGGGTTCTATGAAGCAATTCACATATTCAGATGCTATGCAGCGTCTTCCAGATCAATTTTTTGCCAAACTAGTAAACAAACTAAACAAACACCTCGAGAAAGGACATGACGCTCTCAACTTAGGTCAGGGCAACCCGGACCAGCCGACTCCAGAGCATATCGTAAAGTCTCTGCAAACAGCGGCTGAAAACCCTGTCTATCATAAATACCCACCCTTTCAAGGTTTTGACTTTTTGAAAAAAGCGATTGTTGATTATTATAAAAATGAGTATGATGTCGATCTAGACCCAGCAACGGAGATTGCTATTCTTCCTGGCAGTAAAACAGGACTTGTCCAGCTTAGTCAGTGCTTTATGAATCCAG
It contains:
- a CDS encoding CoA-disulfide reductase, whose amino-acid sequence is MKIVIIGGDAAGMSAAMQMVRNSEGHEIIAIERGEVTSYGQCGLPYVVSGDVEKAEDLIARKPETFRDKYGIDVRTLHEVTKVDCDHKIVYGINHRSGEEFEQKYDRLLIATGADPTLPPWDGRDLEGIFSLKTIPDVKEIMDDLSHDVQNVTIIGGGYIGLEMAESLIQMGKNVRIIDRGNQLAKIFDEDMGKLIHEEAEKQSVELKLGESVEEFQGDVRVEKVVTDKGAYNTDFVLVAAGVSPNTAFLEGTGISKGMKDAIEVNAFMETSILHIYAAGDCATQFHRIKQRADFVPLGTHANKQGRVAGLNIIGKRKVFQGIVGTSILKFFDLTLARTGISEKEAKQERIHFKKVTIESTHAAGYYSKKDPMTLKLLYHQDSRKLLGGQIIGRLGTDKRLDVLATALYHDMTVDELADLDLGYAPPYNSVWDPIQQAARRAD
- a CDS encoding carbon-nitrogen family hydrolase; its protein translation is MKIAIVQMDIAFGDPETNRSNAKKYIEKAVKKDSELVLLPELWTTGYDLSRFEEIAETLDGPTHQMIRELAREHNVTIAGSIAERDGGHFYNTFVAYDSTGERTLNYRKVHLFRLMNEEKFLHSGNAKGNFNLGGVKAAGVICYDIRFPEWMRTHMLDGSKALFVVAEWPKPRVDHWRTLLISRAIENQCFVIACNRIGSDADNTFGGHSIIIDPWGTIIAEAGGDEEILYGEVDFDEVEAIRKQIPIFQDRRPGLYE
- a CDS encoding sensor histidine kinase; protein product: MFELFLPMLERLGIIVTVAFIITRFRFFRELIDRKTLHREQQLMAIGFFGLFGIIGTYTGITYDTSSLEFGSWALDLGESEAIANSRVIGIVAAGLFGGYRIGIGAGLIAGLHRFSLGGFTGFACGISAVIAGAIAGFFHKKDQPLKLKTALLIGGLAETVQMGIILAVSKPFSRAWELVQEIGLPMILANGVGSALFLLIIRNVLNEEEKAGALQAQKALKLAESTIAYLRKGLTKDSAQKACQIIYDEVNVSAISMTDKEIILAHVGQADDHHQSGEDIQTYATKEVIDQGEMIVAKHADINCSHPDCPLGAAVIAPLKRKQEVVGTLKFYVQSEKEISNVLLELIQGLSALLGQQLEIAEAEKAQELAREAEVKALQAQVNPHFLFNSLNVIVSLTRTKPDRARSLLIALSKFFRQNLGATTKRWTSLQEELKHVKAYLLIEEARFVDKLQVNYEVDDSALSVKIAPLTLQPLVENCIKHGIKDQEEDCRISIRIQDLDEGVKITVKDNGSGMTPERLQSIGENEVESEKGTGLGLFNVNKRLEHMHGEKSKLQIESELGYGTTISFLIPHNREEVPA
- a CDS encoding nitric oxide synthase oxygenase: MSKELYQEAEQFIRQCYEELGKTDVEHRLAEIHQSIQDRGTYDHTFEELEYGAKIAWRNSNRCIGRLFWNSLKVFDHRELESEQEIRDALVDHIDYATNNGRIRSTISIFRPKLSGKEIRLWNHQLLRYAGYETDQGVIGDPASLAFTKKCQDLGWKGTEGSFDILPLVIQIDGKEPQWFDIPEEKILEVPLRHPEYDWFEDLGLKWYAVPIISDMELEIGGIHYTAAPFNGWYMETEIGARNLADEFRYNLLPVVAEAMGLNTKRNSTLWKDRALIELNQAVIYSYKTDKVNIVDHHSAAQQFQLFENKERKCGREATGDWTWLIPPISPASTHIFHSTYEDRVDTPNYFYQEKAYEKNPSD